GGTTTCGTCATCGACGTCGACGACGGCGCCGAGGGGGTCGCCGGCCGCGCTCTCGACGGTCTTGTCCACGTCGTCGGGGGAGAAAGTCGTCATATCCCGGCGTAGCGTCGTCGCCGGGAAGCGCTCCGTGCCTGCAAAGCCCGGGTTTCCGTTCCCGTTCGAAACCGTCCGGAGCCGCCACCTTCCGGCCGATCGATTCGCTCGAAATGTAAACAGATATTGTTTTTCCAGTGACTTTCAGGCGAAGATTAATATTGTGGTATGTGATTTCATCCCGTTGTAATGCGCCACGATACCACTTCTCGACGGAGCGTGCTGAAGACGATCGGTGCTGCAGGCGTCGGAATCGCCTGCGTCGGAACGGTAAGCGGTGCCGACAGGGACCGATATCTGGTGACTGGGGACAACGACCGGAACCGACTCGAGACGTCGGAGTTTACCGTCCATACGGAGTTTTCGGACGCGAACGTCTATCTCGTCGAGGGACCGGAAGGGAGCAGCGAGGAGCTTCGATCAATCGACGGCGTACAGGGCGTGACACCGGACCTCTCGTACTCGGTCGACGTGCCGGATCTCGGCCCGGCCGACGACGAGTCCGGATCCGAGGCCGACCAGTGGGACAACGAACTCGTCGATTCGTTCGCGGCCAACGAGTACGCGACCGGCGAGGGAACGCAGGTCGGAATTATCGACACTGGGGTCGCGTACGGCCATCCCGATCTCGGGAACCTGAACACCGATCTCAGCCGTGCGTTCGTCGACGGCGAGGAACTGGACGACGCCGACGACGTCCACTACCACGGCACCCACGTCGCCGGCATCGCCGGTGCGACCGGCGAGGAGTACGTCGCCGGCATCGCACCCGAAACCGAACTCGTCTCACTTCGCGTGTTCCCCTCGGAAGGACCGCTGCTCGCGAGCGTCAGCGACACCTTCCTCGCACTCGAGTACGCCGCCGAGAACGGACTCGATGTCGTCAACATGAGCATCGGGAGCCCACCGTACCCGGCCTGGGAAAACGCCGACGCTGCCCGCGACGGGTTCCGCGTCGCCCGCGAACAGATGCTGCGAAGCGTCGTCCAGCGCGGGACGACTGTCGTCGTCGCCGCGGGCAACGAGGCGACGAACATCCAGCGAGGCAACGAGTGTCGGACCGTCGAGAACGAGGACGGCGAAGAAGAGGAGGTCTGTGCGCGTTGGTTCCAGCTATGGGGCAGCCTGCAACACTCGATCAGCGTGAGCGCGACGACCGCCGAAGACGAACTGGCATCGTTCTCGAACTACGGCGTCCCGCACGTCGACGTCGGTGCGCCGGGCGCGAACGTCCTGTCGACGCTCGATCCGGACAACGAGGCGCTTCCCGGCGCGGAGTACGCGAACCTGTCCGGAACCTCGATGGCGTCGCCGCAGGTCGCCGGCCTCACGGCGCTCGTCGCCGAACTCGCTCCGGACCAGCACCCGAACCAGGACGAGCGGGCGATCAAACACGGTGCCGATCTCGTCGAGGGGGAGAGCGACCCCGAGTTCGGTGCCGGTCGGATCAACGCACTCGAGACGGTCGAACGGCTCCGATAGCAGTCGCCGGACGCAGGTCGCGGTCCGAACGCAAACTCGCGTTTTTTGGGTTCCGTCGTCAGGTCCGCCTGAGACGCCCAGAGCAAATACCCACCTTCGCAACGACGCGATCGGAGAGATCACCGACGAGGAGATCCGACTTCGCGAGGAGTACTGATTCGACGCGGCCGAAACCGACCTGCTACCCTCTCCCTACCCCTCACCGCCCGCGCGTAAAGGGTGGCTTTTTATGTCGACCGTCCGTACCACGGCGTATATGTTCAAGGCCATCGTGAGCGCGGAAACGCTCACCAGCGCGCTCGACTCGGTGAGTGTGCTGGTCGACGAGTGCAAAATCCACCTCGAGGAAGACGGGCTCGAAATTCGGGCCGTCGACCCCGCTAACGTCGGGATGGTCGACCTCTCGCTCGACGCAGCCGCGTTCGAATCCTACGAGGCCGACGGCGGGCTGATCGGCGTCGACCTCACCCGCCTCGAGGACATCGCTGGCATGGCCGAATCCGGCCAGCTCATCCAGTTCGAACTCGACGAAGAGACCCGCAAACTCCAGATCCAGATCGACGGACTCGAGTACACACTCGCGCTGATCGACCCCGACAGCATCCGACAGGAGCCGGACATTCCGGACCTGGACCTGCCCGCCGAGGTCATTCTCGAGGGCAAGGACGTCAACCGCTCGGTGACCGCTGCCGACATGGTCTCCGACCACATCGCACTCGGCGTCGAGGAAGGCGACGAGTACTTCTACGTCGACGCGGAGGGCGACACCGACGACGTCCACCTCGAACTCACCGAGGAAGACCTCATCGACCTGCAGGTCGGTCCGGCCCACTCGCTGTTCTCGCTGGACTACCTCAAAGACATGAACAAGGCGATTCCCTCCGACACCGAGGTCACGCTGCACCTCGGCGAGGAGTTCCCCGTCAAGATGTACTTCGGCTTCGCCGAGGGACAGGGACAGGTCACCTACATGCTCGCGCCGCGGATCCAGAGCGAGTAGCCCGGTTCTCTTTCCTACCCTATCGAAAACAGGATAGTTGCTGCTCGAGCAGTAGAGGTAGGTTTTAGGTTCATCACGTAGAGCCGAACGTTTCACCAGTGGTTCGGAGCCCTATTCATAGCCATATCTGCTCCGAACACGTGGTAAATTACTCATTCTCCGTCTGTAATACCTAGTTGACTTTCGAAATGCATTCTTGTAGATTAGACATACTTTTTTGTTAGATCTTCCTTCAGTACGAAATATTCTAGTTAGAATAATTATAAGTAGGGGGCGCATCTGCCGATGGATGGAGTTGCATCAATGATAGACTCGCGCAGTCTTGTCGCTGTACTCGCGGTGTTCATGGCACTGATGATGGTGACATCACCAGTCGCGATGGCCGCGGGACCAGCGGTAAGTAATGGGACAGCACAATCCGTCGACGATATCGATATCGATGTCGACGAAATAGAAGCGCAATCAGGCGAGGACGTCGAGGTAGTGTCCGAGCTTGAAAAACAAGCAGCTGAGGGGGATACTGTTGAAGTATTTGTCAGGTTAGATGCCGCGAAGTCAGAGACCTTCGCGCAAGCAACTGGCAGTGTCCAACCGACGAGTAACTCCGAGGCTGCACTGAAACAGGAGGCTGAACTCTCACAGTATCATCTGACGGAGTTTGCCGAAACGAGCGAGGGACTCGAAGTACTCAACGACTTCTGGATTACGAACGCCGTACTTCTAGAGGTCGACACTCAACAGGTCGATGTGGATGACTTGACCCGGTTCGATGGCGTAACCGAACTTCACCCGAACTACGAGGTGGAACACGTCAACCCGGAGCCTGACTCGCTCGAGGACGAATACGGTGAGAGCACGTACGGCCTCGAACAGGTTAATGCGCCGAACGTGTGGGAAGACTTCGACACGAAGGGTGGCGGAGCGTCCGTCGCCGTTCTGGACACTGGTCTCGATGCTGATCATCCGGAGTTCGATGACTTCGATGCCGACGAGAACTGGAAACAGTTCGATGAAGACGGGAACGTAATGGATGTCGCTCCCAACGACCCCAACGGGCACGGAACGCACGTAGCCGGAACGGTCGTTGGAAGCGATGAATCCGGAACGAACATCGGTGTTGCGCCAGAAGCGGAACTCTACGCAGGAAAGGTGCTCGACAACGGGGGGACGTTAGCTCAAATCGTGGCCGGCGTCGAATGGGCTGTTGAGGAAGACGTCGACGTTGTCAACATGAGCCTCGGTGGTGGCGGATACGCTGCTGTCTACGCCGAGGTAATCGATAACGCGATGGACGAAGGGACACTCGTAGTCTCTTCGTCCGGTAACGACGGACCTGGAGCGGAAGGCACACCCGCGAACGTCTACAGCGCACTTGCAGTCGGGGCAAGTGATGTGAATGAAGACATCGCTGATTTCTCGACCGGGACCGAAATTGACACGGAAGAGGAATGGGGCTACATTGGCACCCAATACGACTGGCCGGAAGAGTTCACGACGCCCGACGTCGCTGCGCCAGGCGTGGGTATTTACAGTTCGGTTCCCGGTGACGGGTATAGTGACACCTACAGTGGAACCAGTATGGCCGCGCCGCATGCGAGCGGGGTTGCTGCCCTCCTGTACGCCCAGGGCGCTGACGACGCATGGGACGTGAAAGACTACATGCAGGATTCAGCTGAGAAACCAGACGAGCCTGGTTTCCAGGCATCCCACGATGCGAATGTGTACGATCAGGAGTACGACTCCAACCAAACCGCTCTCCTGACCGACGACGAAGAGCGAGACATCCGGTATGGATACGGGCTCGTCGATGCATACGCCGCTTCGCTCGAAATGAAAGAGTCGGGTACGGTCGAAGGGACCGTTACTGACGCAGATGGAGAACCCGCCGGGGTCGACGTCTGGGTTGGTGCAGCAGAGGCGGTAACCGACGGAGATGGCGAGTTCTCCATTGAGGTCGAAGCAGGCGTAGAACACGATATCGTCGCCAGCGAGTTCGGTGAACGCGCCGAAGAGACCGTTGAAGTCGATGACGGAGAAAAGGAAACTGTCGATCTCACGCTCGAGCCGGCGCTGGACGCCGATCTGATCGACGACCAGGCCGAAGAGATCGTAAAAGGCGATGAAACCGATATCAGTGTAAACGTTTCCGAGCTTGAAACTCTAACAGTCGAACTCGGGAGTGTCGCTGAAAACGCTGACGTTGAAGAAGACAATATCGCCGTCGAATACGAGGGTGAAGAGCTATCTCTCGGTGAAGAAACAGATATCACCGAAGGTGGCGAGCCGATCTCGAATGAGATCGATCTTACGGTCGAAATCGATGCAGCCGTCG
This portion of the Natronobacterium texcoconense genome encodes:
- a CDS encoding S8 family peptidase, encoding MRHDTTSRRSVLKTIGAAGVGIACVGTVSGADRDRYLVTGDNDRNRLETSEFTVHTEFSDANVYLVEGPEGSSEELRSIDGVQGVTPDLSYSVDVPDLGPADDESGSEADQWDNELVDSFAANEYATGEGTQVGIIDTGVAYGHPDLGNLNTDLSRAFVDGEELDDADDVHYHGTHVAGIAGATGEEYVAGIAPETELVSLRVFPSEGPLLASVSDTFLALEYAAENGLDVVNMSIGSPPYPAWENADAARDGFRVAREQMLRSVVQRGTTVVVAAGNEATNIQRGNECRTVENEDGEEEEVCARWFQLWGSLQHSISVSATTAEDELASFSNYGVPHVDVGAPGANVLSTLDPDNEALPGAEYANLSGTSMASPQVAGLTALVAELAPDQHPNQDERAIKHGADLVEGESDPEFGAGRINALETVERLR
- a CDS encoding DNA polymerase sliding clamp, producing the protein MFKAIVSAETLTSALDSVSVLVDECKIHLEEDGLEIRAVDPANVGMVDLSLDAAAFESYEADGGLIGVDLTRLEDIAGMAESGQLIQFELDEETRKLQIQIDGLEYTLALIDPDSIRQEPDIPDLDLPAEVILEGKDVNRSVTAADMVSDHIALGVEEGDEYFYVDAEGDTDDVHLELTEEDLIDLQVGPAHSLFSLDYLKDMNKAIPSDTEVTLHLGEEFPVKMYFGFAEGQGQVTYMLAPRIQSE